A single region of the Coleofasciculus sp. FACHB-T130 genome encodes:
- a CDS encoding tetratricopeptide repeat protein, with protein sequence MTSQPYYISRKPAEDFLTAFAKALEEPASHPLLFHVYGIGGIGKSTLLEKLQQTHQQACIAKFDFSGKTGIRETPLKVMATLYEQLPKPDLWKRELFKSDPFNKLYQQYNQTLTRLEDEPIEGKQVVEEDQRNLVKELGSAAVYGLGALLLAPIEPVSAMGLGANALAETTKGTVTGVSAIKERVLLKHPATKRDKQLQELLLEPIPQLTKAFVQGLLHIQNARLSQIQQVQNPPIILVLDHYEKATSDINLWLSEYLLKEKDLQPQPIRIVVAGRYSLKKKSQKIRNLIYERELERFDKRQTEAYLKKIGITEPREIQQIYKATDGFPFHLDLIRQQHEEGRKINCSRDNRELVDRLLEDLTPAQKQVMQLAAYCRWFDESLIQKLIVANGLDFQTGADTSLNCFEWLSQQELVIEDDHFYLKDVARDVLRRWQCKANQRKFRETHALLAKYFERLANEEVHPDNAPPDQYENSKWREYTAESIYHALFANRDSGQRQLMTHFFAGTYLNQIGVVMPPFASVAAEAEIEDYELLPDDTRKFLDNINLAIGLGWQVLGSYPDSYEFKLEQIGDIKPQIEASLKHCLGKVDSLDGLAKYTGLMYQFIRCHPSQRLDLLLRAKEQVEQILTPTHPEFNSSLFFNVGNGFYQIGRYEEAISSFDKALAIKDDFPEAWCNRGAALLNLGRDQEAIASCDKALAIKDDIPEAWFNRGGALTKLGRDEEAITSCDKALAIKDDIPEAWLNRGSALVSLGRYEEAIASCDKALAIKPDIPEAWENRGIALRNLGRYNEAIISCDKALAIKPDYPGALSYKGLVLSLLGRYDEAIANQEKALKLQPEEPVLWVNHGIVLARSGSYEEGLASCDKALELQPNDESGYYGKACCYALQSDSYMAIENLQQAINLNSPRCRREAKTNPDFDSIRSDLRFQALMQENTN encoded by the coding sequence ATGACCAGTCAGCCATACTACATCTCCCGCAAGCCAGCAGAAGACTTTCTTACAGCCTTTGCCAAAGCATTAGAGGAGCCAGCCTCACACCCCCTGCTGTTTCACGTTTACGGCATTGGAGGAATCGGCAAAAGCACTCTGCTAGAGAAATTGCAACAGACGCACCAGCAGGCTTGTATTGCCAAGTTTGACTTCAGCGGTAAGACAGGGATTAGAGAAACACCCTTGAAGGTGATGGCAACCTTGTACGAGCAATTGCCCAAACCTGACCTCTGGAAACGAGAATTATTTAAGTCCGACCCTTTCAATAAGCTTTACCAGCAATACAACCAGACACTTACGCGGCTGGAAGATGAACCCATTGAAGGCAAGCAAGTCGTTGAAGAGGATCAACGCAACTTAGTAAAAGAACTAGGCTCTGCTGCTGTGTATGGATTGGGTGCATTGCTTCTAGCACCAATTGAGCCTGTGTCCGCAATGGGTTTGGGAGCTAATGCTCTTGCCGAGACAACAAAAGGCACGGTGACAGGGGTGAGCGCAATTAAAGAGCGCGTCCTGCTCAAGCATCCAGCAACCAAGCGGGATAAACAGCTGCAAGAACTATTGCTGGAACCCATACCCCAGTTAACTAAAGCATTTGTGCAGGGATTACTCCATATCCAAAATGCGCGGTTGAGCCAGATCCAGCAGGTGCAAAACCCTCCAATAATACTCGTACTAGACCATTATGAAAAAGCGACCTCAGATATTAACCTTTGGCTGTCCGAGTATCTGCTAAAAGAGAAAGATTTGCAACCTCAGCCGATTCGCATTGTGGTGGCAGGGCGATATTCTTTGAAGAAGAAGTCCCAGAAGATTCGGAATTTAATCTATGAAAGGGAGCTAGAGAGATTTGATAAAAGGCAGACTGAGGCATATCTCAAGAAAATTGGGATTACTGAGCCTAGGGAGATTCAGCAAATTTATAAAGCGACAGATGGGTTTCCCTTCCATCTTGACTTGATTAGACAGCAGCACGAAGAAGGCAGAAAGATTAACTGTTCTCGTGACAATAGAGAACTTGTTGATCGATTGCTGGAGGATTTGACTCCGGCGCAAAAACAGGTAATGCAACTGGCAGCTTACTGTCGCTGGTTTGATGAATCATTAATTCAGAAACTGATAGTAGCTAACGGCTTAGATTTTCAAACAGGCGCGGATACAAGCCTTAATTGCTTTGAATGGTTAAGTCAGCAAGAGTTAGTTATAGAAGACGACCACTTTTACCTCAAAGATGTGGCGCGAGATGTATTGCGAAGATGGCAGTGTAAGGCGAACCAGAGAAAGTTTCGTGAAACCCATGCTTTACTAGCTAAATACTTTGAGCGGTTAGCAAACGAAGAAGTCCACCCAGATAATGCGCCCCCAGATCAATACGAAAATTCTAAATGGCGTGAATATACTGCTGAATCTATCTATCATGCTCTATTTGCTAATCGAGATTCTGGTCAGCGTCAGTTAATGACCCATTTCTTTGCTGGCACATATCTGAATCAAATTGGAGTAGTGATGCCCCCCTTTGCATCTGTTGCAGCTGAAGCAGAGATTGAGGATTACGAACTGTTGCCCGATGATACACGAAAGTTTTTAGACAACATAAACCTTGCCATTGGGTTAGGCTGGCAAGTGTTAGGTAGCTATCCAGATAGCTATGAATTTAAACTTGAGCAGATTGGCGATATCAAGCCACAAATAGAAGCATCTTTAAAACATTGTCTGGGGAAAGTGGACTCCTTGGACGGGCTAGCTAAATATACAGGGCTAATGTACCAATTCATACGCTGTCATCCCAGCCAGCGATTGGATTTACTGCTTCGAGCAAAGGAGCAAGTAGAACAAATTTTAACTCCAACCCATCCTGAATTTAACAGCAGTCTCTTTTTTAATGTAGGCAATGGCTTTTATCAAATAGGACGCTATGAAGAGGCGATCTCTAGCTTTGATAAAGCTTTGGCAATTAAAGACGACTTCCCCGAAGCCTGGTGCAACCGGGGCGCTGCGCTATTGAACTTAGGTCGTGATCAAGAGGCGATCGCTAGCTGCGATAAAGCCTTGGCAATTAAAGACGACATCCCCGAAGCTTGGTTCAACCGGGGCGGTGCGCTAACGAAGTTAGGTCGTGATGAAGAGGCGATCACTAGCTGCGACAAAGCCTTGGCAATTAAAGACGACATCCCCGAAGCCTGGCTCAATCGGGGCAGTGCGCTAGTGAGCTTAGGTCGTTATGAAGAGGCGATCGCTAGCTGTGATAAAGCCTTGGCAATTAAACCCGACATCCCCGAAGCTTGGGAAAATCGGGGCATTGCGTTACGGAACTTAGGTCGTTATAACGAAGCAATCATCAGTTGCGATAAAGCCTTGGCAATTAAACCCGATTACCCCGGAGCTTTGAGCTATAAGGGTTTAGTACTAAGTTTATTAGGTCGTTATGACGAAGCAATAGCTAACCAAGAAAAAGCGTTGAAATTGCAACCGGAAGAGCCTGTATTGTGGGTCAATCATGGTATAGTTCTGGCTCGCTCAGGAAGCTACGAAGAAGGGCTGGCTAGTTGTGACAAAGCTTTAGAACTGCAACCTAATGATGAGAGTGGTTATTACGGCAAAGCTTGCTGTTATGCCTTGCAAAGCGACTCTTATATGGCAATTGAAAACCTGCAACAGGCAATTAATTTGAATTCTCCTCGATGCCGCAGGGAAGCGAAAACAAACCCAGACTTTGACAGCATTCGCTCAGATTTGCGGTTTCAAGCGTTGATGCAAGAAAACACAAATTAA
- a CDS encoding tetratricopeptide repeat protein encodes MGQTISLEAEFFFQQGLRQLQSAKYEAAIACLDNALKCEPNYPDALSQRGFALGNLGRHEEAIASFDNALSIQPDASWVWFNRGIALGKLCRYEQALNSFDRAIEFNPDASAAWHNRGITLIDWGFYEKAVASFDRTLKLRPDAYWAWYNRGNALAQLNHYEQAIHSYDRAIEFKPDSCNAWYNRGITLNDWGLYEKAISSFQRSLEINSEYYKAWFNQAIALGKLARYEEAIAACDKALQLQTDYPTAWYNKACYYALLGNVEQTVHNLQQAIRLSEEKYREMAKYDPDFDAVRDQDLFEALLEAPRF; translated from the coding sequence ATGGGTCAAACTATTAGCCTCGAAGCAGAATTCTTCTTCCAGCAAGGACTACGCCAGCTTCAGTCGGCAAAATATGAAGCGGCGATCGCTTGTTTAGACAACGCCCTCAAGTGCGAACCCAATTACCCCGATGCCTTATCGCAGCGGGGTTTTGCCCTAGGGAATTTAGGTCGCCATGAAGAAGCGATCGCCAGCTTCGACAACGCCTTGTCAATTCAACCTGATGCTTCTTGGGTTTGGTTCAACCGGGGTATTGCGCTGGGGAAATTATGTCGCTACGAACAGGCGCTTAATAGCTTTGATCGCGCCATAGAATTTAACCCGGATGCTTCCGCTGCGTGGCACAACCGGGGCATTACCTTAATTGACTGGGGTTTCTATGAAAAAGCGGTCGCCAGCTTTGACCGCACGCTGAAGCTGCGTCCAGACGCCTACTGGGCATGGTACAACCGAGGCAATGCTCTTGCCCAACTCAATCACTACGAACAGGCGATACATAGCTATGACCGAGCGATTGAGTTTAAACCAGATTCCTGCAATGCTTGGTACAACCGAGGGATTACCCTAAATGATTGGGGGCTTTATGAAAAGGCAATTTCTAGCTTCCAAAGAAGTTTGGAAATTAATTCGGAATACTACAAAGCTTGGTTCAACCAAGCCATTGCTCTAGGGAAATTAGCTCGCTACGAAGAAGCGATCGCTGCTTGTGATAAAGCGTTACAACTTCAGACTGACTACCCCACCGCTTGGTATAACAAAGCTTGCTACTATGCTTTGCTGGGCAATGTCGAGCAGACAGTCCACAACTTGCAACAAGCGATTCGTCTGAGTGAGGAAAAATATCGGGAAATGGCGAAATACGACCCAGATTTCGACGCAGTTCGCGATCAAGATTTGTTTGAGGCGCTGCTGGAAGCACCCAGGTTTTGA